The DNA sequence AGCAGTACAACTGGGGACGCCAGCCATTCGAGGGTGGTACTGTAATGCCTGACAACAAGACTGTATACTTGGGTGCTGACGCGACTCCTGGTTTCTTGACCAAATTCGTTGCTGACGTAGCTGGTGACTTCACTGTAGGTACTACTTACGTGTACAAGCAAGACGATCCAAACAACTGGGTTGAGATTGACAACTCTGACTTCAACAACATGTTGAACTTCGCTGACAAGGCTGTTGAAGCTGGCGCGACTATGTTCAACCGTTTGGAGTGGGTAGCTTACAACCCTGCTGACGGAAACGTTTATGTGACTGAAACTGGCCGTGACAATCCTGCTTCTCGCTGGGTTGACGAAAAAGCTGAAGGAGCTGACTATGCAGAGCACCACTATGCACGTGCTTTGGCTCAAGATCCTTCCTATACGCCTGATTCTGCTGGATACTGGGATTACTATGGCCGTGTATTGAAAATCGACGTGGCTATGGATACCGTTTATCCTTACCTCGAAGGTGGACCATACTTCGCGTCCGTTACTCCTGAGAACTACCCAGAAAAGCATCTCTCCAACCCAGACGGACTGTCCTTCATGACTGTTAAGCCTGGTACTTCTGAAGAGCGCACTTACATGGTTGTTCAGGAAGACTTGAACGGTACTTCTTACGGTCGTATGCCAGATGGTATCTCCAACCGTGGATGTGAGTTGTTCTTGTTGGACATGACTGTAGCCAACCCAACTGTTGACGACTTGGTACGCATCACCACTACTCCGCTTGGATCTGAGGTTACAGGTGCAGTTGCTACTCCTGATGGAAAATCTTTGTTGGTGAACAGCCAGCACCCATCCGGTGACAACCCATTCCCATTCAACCACTCCTTGACTTTCGCTATCAACGGCTTTGACAAGGCGGCTGTATCCAACGATGATTTGATCGACGAGTCTGCTTTCCAAATCTATCCAAACCCTGTTTCTCGCATCTTGAACTTCACTGAGAAGACTGACGTTGCGATCTTCACTTTGGACGGACAGCGTGTACGTGTAGCCAACAACACTACTTCTATCTCTGTAGAAGGTCTTGCTACCGGCGTTTACGTGATCAAGAACAAAGAAGGCCAGATCCGCAAATTGATCGTGGAGTAAGGAATCTTCAATAGGTGGATAATCAAACGATTATCCACCAAACCCTGAATCATAGATTCAACTGTGGAATGCCCGGATGCCGATGGTAGTCCGGGTATTCTGCCTATCAAATCCAACCAATATCATGGGACGTTTCAAATTTGTCATGCTCACGGTGCTTATTGGTGCCCTCCTTGCAGGAGCCTATGCCGATAGACACCTCATCTCGGTTTCCCTGCCTGCCGAGGAAACAGCCAAAATGTATCGAAGTGATCTGCAGAAATTTTCAGATCAACTCGAAGCACTTCAGCAGGAAGCCCAAGAAGCAACCCAACCTCACCAACTCCGCGAGTCTTTTCTCAAAACCCGATTGGCGTACAAACGCATTGAATTTCTGTTGGCTTGGTTTCAGGAGGAAACCGTTACCCTTCACATCAATGGCGCCCCCCTCCCCAAAGTCAACAAGCAGAATGCCAGTTTCGTAGAAATCTCCGAACCCAAGGGACTACAAATTCTGGATGAAATGATCTTTTCGGAGGAATCGGATCTACCCAAGGTCAAGAAACTCATTCATGAACTCCGACTCCAAACCGATCGCCTGATATTTACCCAGCAGTCTACCACGCTCAATCACCGATTGGTCTTCGAGGCTTATCGCGCTCAACTCATCCGCTTGGTTTCCATGGGGATCACCGGGTTTGATACGCCCATGTCCGGACATGCTATGGAAGATGCAGTAGCTTCCTGGACCTCCATGATGGACGTGTGGAAGCTATATCATCCGTCTCTCCATTCGCAGGCCCCCACCCTAGCTGAAGAAATCCAACTCACCTTCGAAGCGGGTAAATCCATGCTGGAAAAGGGAGATTTTGACACCTTTGACAGATTGGCCTTTACCCGGGATATCGCCAATCCACTGTATGGCAAGATCTTGGATGCTCAAATGGCCCTTTCAATCGAAACCATTTACGAGGTGACGCCAAGGCTTCAATCCTTGAATCACCAAGGCAAGGAAATTTTCAGTACAGATTTTCTTGATGCCGCCTATTTCACAAGTCGCCCCATCAGCGAAGAGAACCAAGCTCGAATCGAATTGGGGAAAATGCTGTTCTTCGACCCGGCGCTTTCCCAGAATGGTCAAGTTTCATGCGGCACTTGCCATCAACCAGACAAGGGTTTTTCCGATGGGCAACCCAAAAGTCGTGAAGCTGCCGGGCACGGAACCGTGAAACGAAATGCACCGGGGCTGGTCAACACCGTGTTTGCGGACAAATTCTTCCATGATCTTAGGGCAGATCGATTGGACAGACAGGTAGAACAGGTGATTTTTGCCACAAAAGAGTTCAATACCGACTATTCCAATCTAGTTTCGAGATTAAAGCAGAGCTCTGAATATCGCACACGATTTCAGGAGGCTTTTGGGTACATGGGCAAATATGCATTGAGTGGCTCCAGTATCAAGGAGGCGATTGCAGCCTATATGTTTACACTTCGAAGCTTCAATAGCCCAGTAGACAGATACATCCGAGGAGAATCCGATGAGCTTAGCCAGGAAGTAAAGCGCGGATTCAATCTTTTCATGGGAAAGGCTGCATGCGGCACCTGCCATTTCGCTCCTACCTTCAATGGCTCTGTACCCCCTCGATATTTGGAGTCTGAAAGTGAGGTATTGGGAGTACCGAAGGAGGCAGGAACCCATCCAACAGAACTCGACCCGGATTTGGGCAGATACGGCAACGGATTTCCTAGGGATCAAGCCCCCTTCTTCAAGCATTCCTTCAAGACCCCAACCGTTCGGAATATCGCCCTAACCGCGCCCTATATGCACAATGGGGTTTACGAAACGCTGGAGGAGGTCATCACCTTCTACAATGCAGGCGGTGGTGCAGGAATGGGACTGGATGTACCCTACCAAACCCTTCCAGCCGACTCCCTGCATTTGACAGATCAGGAGCAAGCTGACTTGGTATCCTTTATGATGGCACTTACGGATACCGCTGGACTTACCCAATTGCCCAGTCATCTACCGGAGTTTCCCGATAGCATGGGATATCCAAACGATCGATTGGTACGATCCTATTAGGTGGAAAAACGAATATGAGACCTTTGGGGACCCACAGAGCGGCGACGTTCATGTGGGTCTTTTTTGATGCTAATTGCCCACTTGGGAATAACAGGCAATAACTCATTTCCCACCCCCACGGATGAGACTTTCCGTTCATTTTGGCCAAAAAGTACGCGAGGAAAAAAGCAACTCCGATGATAGGATTCGGTCACTAAGTCCCTAGAGCCATGTATTCCAATCACTAAATTATCCACTCAACGAGAAATACTTTCCTCCGGACATGGCCACACTCATCCCTCGATCTCGAGTCCTCACCTTGTTTCTCATAAGCGTCCTATTTCTACCCGAACAAATTATAGCTCAATCCTTTTTCCCCAACGTGATCCTGATCCTGACCGACGACATGGGGTGGACAGGCTCTTCTGTTCGGATGGATTCCAATTTTATCGCTTCGGCAAGTGATTACTACCATACCCCCAACATTGATTCTCTGGCGACCTATGGCATGAGATTCTCCAGAGCCTACGTGCTAGCACCAGAAGGCGCTCCCTCACGGGCGGCGCTCCAATCGGGCATTCACCCAGCCATGAGTGGATTCACGAGTCTTCCCGACACCGTAAGGCCCGATGAACTCCTGATAGAACCTCCCACAGATACCTCCTTGTCTGGAGCTGCGGTAACCATCGCAGAGTGGTTTAAATCTGTGGGGAATGCCAACTACCAGACAGCGCACTTTGGCAATTGGCTTGTGGGAAATGGAGGACCTGAAAATAATGGATTTGATGTCGGGGATGGAGATACCGACAACTCCGATGGAGATACTGGCTCCAGCACCTCAGAAGATCCCAAAAACATCTTTTCCATCACGGATCGGGCCATCAATTTCATGAATAATGCAGCCTCGGCAGATCAGCCGTTTTTCATCCAGATCTCCCATTACGCGGTTCATACGGAAATTGAGGCTACCGCATCCAGTCGTTCGATTTACGCAGATACCACCCTTCGCCCCAAAGGAGAAAACCACCGCAATGAAGGATACGGTGCCATGACCGAAGACCTAGATGCTTCCATTGGGTTGCTTCTTGCCATGATCGACACCTTGGATTTGAGGGACTCTACGTATGTGATCCTGCTTTCGGACAATGGAGCTGTAGATACGCTTTCCAACAATACCCCCCTCAGGGAGGGGAAACATAAACTTTGGGAAGGAGGAATACGGGTTCCCATGATCATCAGAGGTCCGGGGATTCCGGCCAATTCGCAATCGGATGTTCCGGTTTTGTCATACGACCTTTATCCAACGCTTGTAGAGCTTGTGTCTGGAAGCCTGATGGATGCTCCGACAGTGCTAAATGGTGTGAGCCTACTTCCGCTATTTTCAGAGCCCAATACGCCTCTCGCGCGTGAAAACCCCATCTATTTCTATTATCCGCACTACACGGGGATTGATTCGAGCATGGATCGGACTGTGCCAAAAATGGGGCTCATACGCGACAACTTCAAATTCCTGATCACCATGGAAACGGGGGATTTGGACCTATACGATTTGGATATTGACCCGGGTGAAACGACCGATATGTCTCCTCAGAATGCGCCTTTGACCGCTGAGATGTACATAGAGCTCCGGGATTATGTCAAGACCATAGACATTGTCTTCCCCACATTGAACCCCGAAAATGACAGCATCAACGGGGAGGAGCCCGATCTTGACGAAGATGGAATTGATGATAGCTGGGAGTTCGAAGAATTGCTCACGGCTTCCTATGATTCCCTGAGTGATCCAGACGGCGATCTGCTGAATAATCGAGCGGAATTCTTCATGGGCACCGACCCCCTAAAAAAGGACACGATCACCACCAGTCTTGACCCGGAGTTTGGCAGCCTTGTCCTCGCAGCCTCTCCCAATCCCATGGAAATGCAGCTCTCAGTGGGGGTACACGGCATTCCACCAGGAAGAATGCTCTCAATCACCCTAATCAACCTGCTGGGGCAAACAGTCATTCCGCCCGAACCTATTCGGTCTCACCTTCTCCAGTGGCAAGTGGGGCATCTTCCCTCGGGGGTCTACCTCCTGCTCCTTCAAGCGGAAAATGGCCAAACGGTGACGACCACCAAGCTTGTCAAGCATTAGAGAGGTTCATCAGCCCCCAAAAAGAAACAGCAGCCACCTTTCGAAAGTGGCTGCTGCTTGATCTTGTTTGAAGGGGTTACGCCTTGGGTTTAGGCAAAATCGCCATTTCCACCTGTTTGCGTTCCAGATTGGTTCCGACAATTCGTGCAGTCACTTCGTCTCCCAATCGGTAAGTCACGCCGTGATCTTCTCCCACAAAGCAGTAGAGATCTTGGTTGTAATGGTAGAAATCATCTTCCATGGAATGAATCGGAGCAAACCCTTCGCAGAGGTTATCTTTCAATTCCACGAACATTCCTGATTCGATCACGCCGGAAATCACCCCAGTAAATTCTTCACCGATCTTGTCCTCGAGGAACTCCACCTGCTTGTACTTCACCGACGCACGCTCAGCTTCCGCAGCCGTACGCTCCCGGTCGGAGCAATGCTTGAGTTGAGTTTCAAGCACATTGGGATTCTCGCGGTATATCTTGTTGTGATAATTGGTCAACAGTCGATGAACCATCAAGTCAGGATATCGACGGATTGGACTCGTGAAGTGAGTATAATACTCAAATCCCAATCCAAAGTGGCCAATATTGTTGATCGTGTAGATCGCCTTAGCCATGGAACGTACAGCCACGGTCTCGATCACATTCTGCTGAGGTTTCCCTCTAGCCTCGGTCAGCAACTTGTTGAGCATCTGGGTGGTCTTGCCGCCCTGCTCAAACTTTACTTCATGTCCGAAATGGCTCGCCAACTTGGCCAAGCCCCCAAGTTTTTCCAGATCCGGGACATCGTGGACCCGATATACGGAATGAAGGGGAGGATTGTCCTTGAGGTTGTAGATGTGTGCAGAAACCGTTCTGTTGGCCAAAAGCATGAAATCCTCGATGAGCTTGTTGGCATCTTTCATCTCTTTCTTGACCACCCGAACCGGCTTGTCGTTTTCGTCCAAGACGAATTTCACCTCGTTGCTATCAAACTCGATGGAGCCTTTCTTCATTCTGCTCCCTCGCAATTTCTTGGCCAGCGCGTCCAAGGTGAGAATTTCCTCTTTATAAGGACCTTCGGATTCGCCTTCAATGACGGCCTGAGCATCTTCATAGGCGAAGCGATGATCGGAATGAATCACTGTGCGACCGATCCAATAATCGATCACCTTGGCCTCATCATTCATTTCGAAAACCGCGGAATAAGTCAGCTTGTCCTCATGTGGGCGAAGGGAACACACCACGTTGGAGAGCTTCTCCGGAAGCATGGGGATGGTGCGATCCACCAAGTAGACAGAAGTCGCTCGTTGGAAGGCCTCTTTGTCCAATTCCGTTCCGGGAACCACATAGTGGCTTACATCGGCGATATGGACTCCTACTTCGTAATGGCCATTCTCCAATACGCGGAAGGAAAGGGCATCATCAAAGTCTTTGGCATCCACCGGGTCTATCGTAAAGGTAGTCACCTCCCGCATATCTCTCCGGGCCTTGATTTCGGCTGCGGGGATTTTTTCCGCAATATTGTCTGCTTCATGTTCCACCTCCATCGGGAAGTTCGGATCGAAGCCATATTGGAGCAAGATGGCATGCATCTCGGTCTCGTGCTCTCCCGCTTCTCCCAGCAAGCTCAGAAGCTCTACCACTGGGATTTGGCGCTTCCAGTCCAGCAATTTGACCAAAGCCTTGTGTCCAGGAATGATTTTCTGCTGCCCGGTGTCCTTGATCAAGAATTCAGTCTTGACCCGAAAATCATCGGGAATCAGATAATAGGTCCCAGGAAGTCCTTCCTCCACGGTTCCTACAAATTGGGTGCGTGCCCGTTGGACCACTTCCACCACTTCGCCTTCTTGGCGACCTTCACGGCTTCTTCTGGAGATCATCTTGACCTTGACCATATCACCATCCATGGCTTTGCCAAGTCTTCGAGGCCCGATGAATACATCTTCTCCTTCATCCTGAAGCAGGAACCCGACTCCGCTTCGGGTGATCTGGATCTTACCTGTGCGAGTTTCCAGGCGGCTCTGGTATTGGTATCTACCCTTGCCTGAATATGCCAATCGGCCCTCCTCGGCCAATTGATCCATGATGGATCTGATTTTGGTATTGCCGACCTGATTAAACAGACCTGTAGCTGCACCTACTTGTTTGCAGGTGAACTGTTTGTTGCGGTGGGCCCGCATGTAAGTGAGAATTTCGTGAAGGAGAAGCTTCTGGAGGGAATTTTGGCGATTGCCTATTTGCTTTTTCTTCTTCTTAGCATTGACTTTCTGACCTCTGGCCAATCTTTTTTTCTTAACGGAACTTGACTTGTCCGCCGTCTTTTTCTTCTTCGTCATGAGAAATTTGTTGATAGCGTTCCCCCGTGTACTGTCTGGATGATGCGGGACCTATTCCCGTACAGCTTCAAATTCATCCTTCAGGGGATTGTTTGTGTCAAAGCGGGCTTCTAATACTTGACTAGGGGGATTTCTGCGACCTCACATGTCCTTCAACGCCACGCTTTGAAGAGGGAGGAGTATTTTTGGACCTTCTACGAGGAATACCCTTAAGGGTTTGCATCGATTCGACGACAAGGTACAGAAATTTCAGGAAGGCACAAATTTGGGGCCTCCCATCCAAACATTCAGACAATCTTAGTACTTGGAATTGAGCCACTCATTATCAAACAATTAAGAAAGACACTTTTCCAGTCACAAAGAAAAAGGGCTTACCAACCATGGATGTTGACAAGCCCTAAGATTCCTTTCATTTTCTGAAATGGAGATCAAAACCTTCTAGGGTTCTACACTTTGAACCCATTGAACAGGTGTCAATCCCATGACCAAATTGGAGCCACGATATTCCCATCCTTTGTCCTCCCCTTTGGAACCAAATACCACTTTGAACCCGGTAGTTGAGGCAAGGTGCGATTTCACCCAATTTTGTTGATCATTGGGGCTGGCATTCTGCATGAACTTCCACGCCTTCCTGTCAGGAGCGGCTTCGGGATT is a window from the Pontibacter sp. G13 genome containing:
- the rnr gene encoding ribonuclease R — translated: MTKKKKTADKSSSVKKKRLARGQKVNAKKKKKQIGNRQNSLQKLLLHEILTYMRAHRNKQFTCKQVGAATGLFNQVGNTKIRSIMDQLAEEGRLAYSGKGRYQYQSRLETRTGKIQITRSGVGFLLQDEGEDVFIGPRRLGKAMDGDMVKVKMISRRSREGRQEGEVVEVVQRARTQFVGTVEEGLPGTYYLIPDDFRVKTEFLIKDTGQQKIIPGHKALVKLLDWKRQIPVVELLSLLGEAGEHETEMHAILLQYGFDPNFPMEVEHEADNIAEKIPAAEIKARRDMREVTTFTIDPVDAKDFDDALSFRVLENGHYEVGVHIADVSHYVVPGTELDKEAFQRATSVYLVDRTIPMLPEKLSNVVCSLRPHEDKLTYSAVFEMNDEAKVIDYWIGRTVIHSDHRFAYEDAQAVIEGESEGPYKEEILTLDALAKKLRGSRMKKGSIEFDSNEVKFVLDENDKPVRVVKKEMKDANKLIEDFMLLANRTVSAHIYNLKDNPPLHSVYRVHDVPDLEKLGGLAKLASHFGHEVKFEQGGKTTQMLNKLLTEARGKPQQNVIETVAVRSMAKAIYTINNIGHFGLGFEYYTHFTSPIRRYPDLMVHRLLTNYHNKIYRENPNVLETQLKHCSDRERTAAEAERASVKYKQVEFLEDKIGEEFTGVISGVIESGMFVELKDNLCEGFAPIHSMEDDFYHYNQDLYCFVGEDHGVTYRLGDEVTARIVGTNLERKQVEMAILPKPKA
- a CDS encoding cytochrome c peroxidase yields the protein MGRFKFVMLTVLIGALLAGAYADRHLISVSLPAEETAKMYRSDLQKFSDQLEALQQEAQEATQPHQLRESFLKTRLAYKRIEFLLAWFQEETVTLHINGAPLPKVNKQNASFVEISEPKGLQILDEMIFSEESDLPKVKKLIHELRLQTDRLIFTQQSTTLNHRLVFEAYRAQLIRLVSMGITGFDTPMSGHAMEDAVASWTSMMDVWKLYHPSLHSQAPTLAEEIQLTFEAGKSMLEKGDFDTFDRLAFTRDIANPLYGKILDAQMALSIETIYEVTPRLQSLNHQGKEIFSTDFLDAAYFTSRPISEENQARIELGKMLFFDPALSQNGQVSCGTCHQPDKGFSDGQPKSREAAGHGTVKRNAPGLVNTVFADKFFHDLRADRLDRQVEQVIFATKEFNTDYSNLVSRLKQSSEYRTRFQEAFGYMGKYALSGSSIKEAIAAYMFTLRSFNSPVDRYIRGESDELSQEVKRGFNLFMGKAACGTCHFAPTFNGSVPPRYLESESEVLGVPKEAGTHPTELDPDLGRYGNGFPRDQAPFFKHSFKTPTVRNIALTAPYMHNGVYETLEEVITFYNAGGGAGMGLDVPYQTLPADSLHLTDQEQADLVSFMMALTDTAGLTQLPSHLPEFPDSMGYPNDRLVRSY
- a CDS encoding alkaline phosphatase PhoX; translation: MKKFYALAAALGLMGGAAQAQISFDPSTEANFEPTTVVMPASPLTMQVLFIGGVDEVQTLDSNGNPNGSTPAKEWHDFLGFTADDASNDLGWVSVNHERIQTDAKIGDGGGMTAFKVARDANTDSLVVVAQTLSDGRTGDFFNVDFVNTVGETGMNCGGIVSPVDGRIWTAEEWFRGDNASIYASGAGVLDTSDYTIAGSGIAIADGQTVARYENFNYMVEIDPREAVAIRKQYNWGRQPFEGGTVMPDNKTVYLGADATPGFLTKFVADVAGDFTVGTTYVYKQDDPNNWVEIDNSDFNNMLNFADKAVEAGATMFNRLEWVAYNPADGNVYVTETGRDNPASRWVDEKAEGADYAEHHYARALAQDPSYTPDSAGYWDYYGRVLKIDVAMDTVYPYLEGGPYFASVTPENYPEKHLSNPDGLSFMTVKPGTSEERTYMVVQEDLNGTSYGRMPDGISNRGCELFLLDMTVANPTVDDLVRITTTPLGSEVTGAVATPDGKSLLVNSQHPSGDNPFPFNHSLTFAINGFDKAAVSNDDLIDESAFQIYPNPVSRILNFTEKTDVAIFTLDGQRVRVANNTTSISVEGLATGVYVIKNKEGQIRKLIVE
- a CDS encoding sulfatase-like hydrolase/transferase — protein: MATLIPRSRVLTLFLISVLFLPEQIIAQSFFPNVILILTDDMGWTGSSVRMDSNFIASASDYYHTPNIDSLATYGMRFSRAYVLAPEGAPSRAALQSGIHPAMSGFTSLPDTVRPDELLIEPPTDTSLSGAAVTIAEWFKSVGNANYQTAHFGNWLVGNGGPENNGFDVGDGDTDNSDGDTGSSTSEDPKNIFSITDRAINFMNNAASADQPFFIQISHYAVHTEIEATASSRSIYADTTLRPKGENHRNEGYGAMTEDLDASIGLLLAMIDTLDLRDSTYVILLSDNGAVDTLSNNTPLREGKHKLWEGGIRVPMIIRGPGIPANSQSDVPVLSYDLYPTLVELVSGSLMDAPTVLNGVSLLPLFSEPNTPLARENPIYFYYPHYTGIDSSMDRTVPKMGLIRDNFKFLITMETGDLDLYDLDIDPGETTDMSPQNAPLTAEMYIELRDYVKTIDIVFPTLNPENDSINGEEPDLDEDGIDDSWEFEELLTASYDSLSDPDGDLLNNRAEFFMGTDPLKKDTITTSLDPEFGSLVLAASPNPMEMQLSVGVHGIPPGRMLSITLINLLGQTVIPPEPIRSHLLQWQVGHLPSGVYLLLLQAENGQTVTTTKLVKH